The genomic interval TCTAAGGCGGTTGATGGCCCATTCTGCTGGCGGCGAACTGAGGAACCAGTTACGGATACGGGAGAGGTAGAGGTCGGACATGATGCCGAGGTGCGTTGCAGTCCAAAATATGTATTGTGATTGCTGAGTTTTAACGATGCGGTATTTGGGGTGAGAAGATGGTAGATTCTCTGAAAGAGTTGTCGGTCAGTAAGCTGCCATGGTCGCAGTGCCTGTTGCAAGATTGGGGAAGGGAGTGAGAGTGAGTGAGAGTGGCAGGCCACCCAAGGGTTAAAGTATGGTTACGTTGGACCCAGATTCTTGGAAGTTACGAATCCCAAGGCGCGGCATCCTCTCACAGCTGAAAGTGGGTCCTCGAATGAACACGCTGCAAAACGGCCGACAGGGGCCAGCTTTCAGTATAACCTGCCTGACCTCAATGTGCAACTACCCGcaacttccaccaccaaaccaccttctacgacaccatcctccttgAGGTCTATTCCGGCGACGAATTCACAGCCTGCTTTAAGATCACACTGGGATACGCGACACCTCAATTGGCTTTAACAGCGACCGCCGGACAGTCTGGCTTGGCCTGACTGTCACCCCACCTACGTCCCAATCCGCCCGCATTCCAAAAAAATGTCCAGGTGGCGCCTCTAAGAGAGCGAACGCGCAATGTCATTCACAAACGCGCCGGTAACGCGCacattggtggtgggattggTTGGCGCATCGATAGCAGCCAGCCTTCTCGACATAAAACACTATTTCTATATCTCCATCGGCACCCATATTCTACGATATCACCAGTTATGGCGGGTCCTGGCGTACCAGCTATGCTATCTCAACTCATCCGAGGTCCTGTTTGGGGCAATGGCTCTATACAATATGAGAACTATTGAGCAGCGGTGGGGCTCAAGAAAATATGCCGTGAGTGCTCTTTCTGGGCCGGGACACTGCAGAAATGGCGCTGACATGCTTGGTATCTAGTCAttcatcctcgtcaccgCACTCTTCACCTCGATCGTGCCACCGCTTATACTGACGGCATTCCTCAGGCCACTGAGTTTTGGTGTGCTAGATTTCCTACCTGCCGGCCCAACACCGATCATATTTGCGATTCTGGCTCAATACCATGCCATGATCCCACACATGTACAAATACAAGGTGGCGCTGGCTATGGGGCCACCAACTGGCCAGGACTCGGCAGCGCTGACCTTCTCAGACAAGTCAACCAAATACATGATGGCAGGGCAGCTGGCCATGTCCCAGTTCCCGGGCTCCCTTCTTGGTGCCGTGGTGGGCTGGTTCGTTGGATACGCCTGGCGCAATGAGGCCCTACCTGGGATTTTGACTCGCTGGCGGGTTcctggttgggttgttggtaTGAGAGGTCAGAAGACCAatgccgagtttgagaaTATGAGAAGGCGGCTGGAAAGTGAAGGGGCCTCAACTGGCACAGCTTCTGGtatccagcaacaacaagctgGCCCAACTGAAGGCAGCAACAGACGGAGGACGATGGGCCAGCAGCTCATCGACGAAGTTCGCGGTGCATTTTAAAATCTCGTCGTGTACGAGAAGAATTGAACATTGCTTCCTGGCGCAACCACTTATATGTGCATTTCCATCCACAGTGACACATGTCGGGAATCCCTGCAAGAGGTGCCGTGGGGTGCCAAGCATCTGGCAAGAACGGCTGGCCAGGCGCGAAGGCGGCTGATTGGCCAGATATTGGTCCTCCCAGTCCTCTGGATTGACGAGTTGCGCCTGGGCAATCAGCAATCACAGCACCGGCCAACatctcccttcccctttcgCATCTTGAGTTGCATCCCGTCGTCACGACTTCCCTCTGATACAGCCGCTCCTTTGTGACGCCAACATCTcagccaccgccgccaggcTTATCACCTGTGTTTgccggtttttttttttttttttttttttttttttaacctggagtcctcatcaccatcaccacctccccggTCCTCAGAGAAAGTCACAGACAATCTGGAACCTCCTTACCTACCACGTTAACTTAAGGACACTCGAAAAGCTCCACTTCGCGTCATTTCGTTGCATTGGTAATCCTTCTTTTCTGGATACTGCCTCGCTCTCCTTTTGAAAATACGATTCCTCGCTTTCACTCTCGACGTGATTCCCCTGACGACCCTCAGCCACTacctcctgctcctcgtTCGTCGTCGCAAACTCCATGATCCCCGGGCCACAGTGGTAAACGAGCGGAGGACTTGGATTTGTTTTGTATAATGTCTCTTTTTGGAACGATTAGCCTTTGAATTACCCACGACTACAAACACGACGATCATAATACAAGTTTACACAAACGCACATAATGAACGGCGCCGAAACTAGGAGAGGCGGGTCTGGTGACGGAGGAgtaggaggaagaggggaagatggCTACGGAGGCATGCCTGCACCTGCTGTACAACCACCATCGTTGTCAGACGTCGCACCGACGGCAAAGGCACTAGTCGACGGCTACAGGAATGAGATTCTTGGGGGAGTAGAGGGTGACAAGGCGAGAATTAGCCCAGtatggcctcctccccttttcagGCGTGAACATTGTTGGCTAATTATGGATTACATACAGCTAAACACAAACCAGCCGCAAACATCGCCTCTCGTCGATCTTAAAGACTCGATTCAGGTGCATCTCTTGACCGAAACGGCGTTATCGGACAGTAAAAGCTATGAAATCCTCTCgcaagaggaggttgacggcCTCAAGAAACAGATTCAGTCACTGGGAATGCGCGTCGAACAGGCGAGGGCGAACCTGGCTATACAGTCCAAATACCGCGATGCAGCAGTTTCAATGGCCAAACTCTACTCGCCTGGCGGCAAAAGAAAGAGTCTGCTGGGTAACCGTATGAGTGACTCGGCCAAAGAAgcagagatggaaaaggccACCAGTGAACGCCGTTGCGAGGAACTGGCTTCAGAGCTGTTTTACCTAGAAAAAGGCTTGATGGAGCCTCAGCGGCGTCTGCTCCAACACACTGCCGGCGTCCTGCAGCTAACCCATAGGGCGTCCTCGAAGAAGTCCGGACAGCCGCAGCTGCTTGGTCAGCCGATGAACGGCATGCCAGGAAGCCCCGAGAGTCTCTATACCTACACCAACACGAGGAACAGCATGGAGATCCCCAACGAGCAGCTCGATTTCAACAACAAAGATAAGGGCTTGTACCTGTCGCTCGAAACGGATGGGCCGCCAGCCACCCGTGCGCGTAAGAATACACTGGAGATTCCTATCAAGTCCCCTATCCGCGAGCAAAATGCCCAGCTGCGGGAACTAcgtgaggaggtggagcgcTACAAAGAGGAGATTGCGCGCATGAAAGAGGAGAATGCGCAGCTCAAACGATCCGAAGAGCAGCTGAGCCAAGACTATGCCCACGCCGAGGCGGAAAAGACAAGactggaggagatggaggagcaGCTCAGGGAGGAACATGCCAGGGTCATGGAAGAGAACTCTCGCATGAAGGACGAAACAATGCGCTCCAAGGACGAGAGCGGGTCGAGGCTGCAGGAGGTTGATTCACGAATGAAAGCGATTGAGCAGCAGATGGGGGCCCAAATGGACGCGCTGCAGGCGCAAACTTCGGAGCAACAGAAGGCCATCTCGATGACGGAATCTAGGCTCGAGGATTTGAACGACAAGCTCCGTGATCTGATCGTCGCATTCAACCCGGCCAAGAATGAAGAATTTGGTCGTCCGGACGCTGATAACCTCGAGGCGCAGCTTGACTATCTAGAAAATGGTCTCAACACGGCGATcactgagcagcagcaacaggctgCTAACTTGACCAAAACCGACAAGGTGGCAGCTGAAGCGGCCGCAGCATCCTCCGAGGCCGCCGCGTTGGCAACAACTCTTTCCAAGGTCGAATCCTCGTTTGGGCAAACTGAGGTCCGTCTGCAGAATTTGAACCGCCAAGTCTTGTTCATTCTTCAGCAGGCCAATGTTGACCAGGCACCACCGCCCGAGGGAGATCTCAATGTCCAGCTCAACTACTTGGAGGACTCGGTCGACAAGGTCAGTTCTGAGATTGGGAGAGTTGTTGAGGCCTCGATGGCCGGCTCGGCTAGCAAGCGTGATCTCGAGCAAGTCGATGCTGTGCTCATGGGTCTGTGGGAGATCATCCAGACTGGTTATGCCGAGATTGCTCAGCAAAAGGCAGCACGCAGACAAGCCCGTGCCCTGGGCCAAGGCACCCcagacgatgacgaggatttGTCAAGCAACGAGTTTGAAGGCGACACGAACGAACCGTACTCCCTGCCGGCATTCTCTGCGAAGGTTCAATGGCTCTATGCGCAAGCGACTGGTCTCCGAGAGCAAAAGTACATCCTTCAACGGCAGATCAAGCAACAGCGTGAGCTCAACAACCGTAGCGAATCTGAAAAAGACCAGGAGCTTcaagccaagaaggaggagttggagaagaccCATATGCTCCTCGACGACAGCGAGCGTGCcgcccaagaagcccaagaaaaGCTCCAAAAGGTCCTTGTCGACCTCGACTCCATGCAGAAAGCCAGCGCCGCCAACGAAACGGCCTCTGCCTCCTCGGTCAAGGTTGTTCAGGAACAGCT from Podospora pseudoanserina strain CBS 124.78 chromosome 6, whole genome shotgun sequence carries:
- a CDS encoding hypothetical protein (BUSCO:EOG09264W1U; COG:S; EggNog:ENOG503NX88); its protein translation is MSFTNAPVTRTLVVGLVGASIAASLLDIKHYFYISIGTHILRYHQLWRVLAYQLCYLNSSEVLFGAMALYNMRTIEQRWGSRKYASFILVTALFTSIVPPLILTAFLRPLSFGVLDFLPAGPTPIIFAILAQYHAMIPHMYKYKVALAMGPPTGQDSAALTFSDKSTKYMMAGQLAMSQFPGSLLGAVVGWFVGYAWRNEALPGILTRWRVPGWVVGMRGQKTNAEFENMRRRLESEGASTGTASGIQQQQAGPTEGSNRRRTMGQQLIDEVRGAF
- a CDS encoding hypothetical protein (COG:S; EggNog:ENOG503P8W4), which produces MNGAETRRGGSGDGGVGGRGEDGYGGMPAPAVQPPSLSDVAPTAKALVDGYRNEILGGVEGDKARISPLNTNQPQTSPLVDLKDSIQVHLLTETALSDSKSYEILSQEEVDGLKKQIQSLGMRVEQARANLAIQSKYRDAAVSMAKLYSPGGKRKSLLGNRMSDSAKEAEMEKATSERRCEELASELFYLEKGLMEPQRRLLQHTAGVLQLTHRASSKKSGQPQLLGQPMNGMPGSPESLYTYTNTRNSMEIPNEQLDFNNKDKGLYLSLETDGPPATRARKNTLEIPIKSPIREQNAQLRELREEVERYKEEIARMKEENAQLKRSEEQLSQDYAHAEAEKTRLEEMEEQLREEHARVMEENSRMKDETMRSKDESGSRLQEVDSRMKAIEQQMGAQMDALQAQTSEQQKAISMTESRLEDLNDKLRDLIVAFNPAKNEEFGRPDADNLEAQLDYLENGLNTAITEQQQQAANLTKTDKVAAEAAAASSEAAALATTLSKVESSFGQTEVRLQNLNRQVLFILQQANVDQAPPPEGDLNVQLNYLEDSVDKVSSEIGRVVEASMAGSASKRDLEQVDAVLMGLWEIIQTGYAEIAQQKAARRQARALGQGTPDDDEDLSSNEFEGDTNEPYSLPAFSAKVQWLYAQATGLREQKYILQRQIKQQRELNNRSESEKDQELQAKKEELEKTHMLLDDSERAAQEAQEKLQKVLVDLDSMQKASAANETASASSVKVVQEQLKERNAQVSALESEYSAIQTRLATVESNMSSVQNQLIQANESRVAAEGEVAALKSKLAAASEASANAGKEVEKLQADLKQKDEELEAMNMMVIELKTEMTIAKAELDGAYGSRKQRAAEAAKFSNTAETAELNAQVVKLRSELEAALRDLEDITKESINSEKEKLDLESQLDDAVAVKARLEQEVKVLRDRLDKVKEELDKERLRPPNSPVPGAGAGAGAGRAGATMLSEQFRATMKEERRKFQEELREEQSRRRKLEDELRALKRGTTASVGSRGGLLSPR